A region of the Ailuropoda melanoleuca isolate Jingjing unplaced genomic scaffold, ASM200744v2 unplaced-scaffold10856, whole genome shotgun sequence genome:
AATGCCACCATCATGACTGTCATTCGTCTGGACAGGACTTTGCACACCCCTAtgtacttctttctctttgtcctctCCTTCTCTGAAACCTGCTACACCTTGGTCATTGTACCAAAAATGCTGACCAACCTGCTTTCCATGAGTCAGACtatttctttctctggctgtgcCGCTCAGCTCTTCTTCTTCATGGGCTTGGCTTGTACCAACTGTTTTCTAATTGCCGCCATGGGCTACGATCGCTACGTTGCCATCTGCAACCCTCTCAACTACACTCTTGTTGTCAGCCGAGCCACCTGTGTGCTGCTAGTTCTGGCCTCCAGCTGCTGTGGCTTCCTGATCTCTGTGGTCGTCAATGTCCTGGTGTTTAGTGTGCCCTTCTGCGCCTCCAATCAGATCAACCACTTCTTCTGTGATATTTCCCCGGTCATAAAACTAGGCTGCTCTGACACGAGCCTGAAGGAGATGGTCATCTTCTTCCTCAGCATTCTGGTCTTGCTGGTTCCCTTTGTGCTGGTCTTCATCTCCTATGTCTTCATCGTCTCCGCCATCCTCAAGATCGCATCAGCTGAGGGACAGCGGAAGGCCTTCGccacctgtgcctcccacctCACGGTGGTCGTCGTGCACTATGGCTGCGCCTCCTTCATCTACCTCAGGCCCACGTCCCTATACTCCTCGGATAAGGACCGGCTCGTGGCAGTGACCTACACTGTGATCACCCCACTACTCAATCCCCTTGTCTACACACTGAGAAATAAAGAAGTGAAGAGCGCTCTGAGTAAG
Encoded here:
- the LOC100468133 gene encoding olfactory receptor 10T2; protein product: ATIMTVIRLDRTLHTPMYFFLFVLSFSETCYTLVIVPKMLTNLLSMSQTISFSGCAAQLFFFMGLACTNCFLIAAMGYDRYVAICNPLNYTLVVSRATCVLLVLASSCCGFLISVVVNVLVFSVPFCASNQINHFFCDISPVIKLGCSDTSLKEMVIFFLSILVLLVPFVLVFISYVFIVSAILKIASAEGQRKAFATCASHLTVVVVHYGCASFIYLRPTSLYSSDKDRLVAVTYTVITPLLNPLVYTLRNKEVKSALSKVLGRYSFPKTVGVT